The nucleotide sequence TTTCTGGAGCGTTAACACCAGATTTCGGCTCTGTCGAAATTAACGGCAATGATTTAACCCGCTTGCCGGAATATAAGCGTGCTGTCCATATCGGGCGTGTTTTCCAAGATCCGATGGCAGGAACAGCACCAACGATGACAATTGAAGAAAACTTGGCGATTGCTTATTCACGTAACACGAAGCGTTCATTGCGTTTCGGAGTTGATAAAAAGCGTCGTGAGTTTTTTAAAACGTCATTGGAAAAACTCCATTTGAATTTGGAAAACCGTTTATCGGCTAAAGTCGGATTATTATCAGGCGGGGAACGTCAGGCATTAAGTTTATTAATGGCGACATTTACGAAGCCTTCGATTTTACTGCTTGATGAACATACAGCAGCACTTGATCCATCACGCGCTGAACTTATTACAAAGCTGACAAAAGAGCTTGTCGAGGAAAGCCGGCTGACGACACTGATGGTCACGCATAATATGCAGCAGGCGCTCGATTTGGGGAACCGTCTCATTATGATGGATAAAGGGCAAATCATTTTGGAAGTCGGTGAAGACCGTAAACAGGACTTGACGATTCCGGATTTAATGCACGAGTTCGAACAAATCCGCGGCGAAAAGATGAATTCAGACCGCGCGTTATTAGGATAAATGAGAAGTTCCAGACAGATAAAGCAAAAACTCGACTTTCTCTGAGAGAAAATCGAGTTTTTTATATTTAAATGAATATATTTTATACTAGTAACGCAAACAGTGTACTGTCGTTATTTACTTCCTTGTATTCAAAACCGTTTGCGCGCATACGCTCAATTAATCCTGCATGGTCTTCGCGGTTTGCAAGCTCAATGCCGACCAATGCTGGACCACTTTCTTTATTGTTCTTCTTCGTATACTCAAATGTTGTAATATCATCATTCGGCCCAAGCACTTCCGTTAAAAATTGGCGTAATGCTCCTGAACGCTGCGGGAAACTAACGATGAAGTAATGCAGCAGCCCTTCATAAATCAGTGAACGCTCTTTAATTTCCTGCATACGTCCAATATCGTTATTTCCTCCAGAAATAATGATGACAACCGATTTTCCGCGAATTTGCTCTGCGTAAAAGTCGAGTGCTGCAACCGACAATGCTCCAGCAGGCTCTGCAATAATTGCATGCTTATTATAAAGATCTAAAATAGTCGTACATACTTTGCCTTCCGGAACGGCGATAATATCATCCAAATAGTGACGGCATACTTCATATGTATCATGCCCAACACATTTAACAGCAGCCCCATCAACGAATTTATCGATCGTATCCAGTGAAACCACTGCTCCGTTTTGAAAAGCAGATTTCATGCTGGCTGCACCTGCAGGCTCAACACCGATAACTTTACTCGATGGAGATAAGTTTTTGATGTAGGAAGAGACACCTGACATTAAGCCGCCACCGCCGATACTGCCAAATACATAATCGATCGGTTCTTCGATGTCATTCATAATTTCGACTGCGACTGTACCTTGGCCAGCCATTACATCTGCATCATCGAATGGATGGATAAAAATGCGGTTCTCCTGCTCACAATAGGCAAGTGCGCTTTCCGCAGAATCATCAAAAGTATCTCCTGCCAGCACAATTTCCACAAAGCTTCTGCCAAACATCCGTACCTGATCGATCTTTTGTTTCGGTGTCGTTTTCGGCATAAAAATTGTCGCTTTAATTTCCAGCTTTGCGCACGCATAGGCAACACCTTGTGCATGGTTGCCAGCACTTGCACAGACAACACCTGAAGCACGAGCCTCAGTTTCGATTTTTTTAATTTTATAATAGGCACCACGTAATTTAAATGAGCGAACATGCTGCAAATCTTCACGCTTAAAGTAAATTTTTGCCCCATACTTTTCTGATAAATATTCGTTTAATTGCAGGGGTGTATGTACAACAACATCTTTTAAAAAATGATGTGCGATTAATACGTTTTCAACTGCAATCGTAGTTGGTTGAGTAACTCCCATTTCCATGTAACCTCCGTCATCTGATTAAAGATTATATTATTCTATCATAAATTTATGTCGTAATGGCGTAAAAATTCTGTATATTATGAAAATTCATCAATATGCCATAATGAAAGCGGTTTAATAGAGAAAACGTGCATTGATTTAGACAAGATTTCCTTCAAACTGAAACACGCACTATATCTTTTTGAAGTGCATATCAATAAACGAAACAGGAAAAGCTTATGTATGAACCAAGTCTTAAGTCACCTCCCAATGTTTATTTGAAAAACAAAGGGGAAAAATAAATTATTGTGGCAGGGCAATTTTGCGGATAGGAAAAACTTATTGGCAACGTCCAAAATTATATATCAGGAGGAATAGCGATGACTAAAACAGCGATTATTACAGGTGGAGGCAGCGGGTTAGGACAGGCAACTGCAATTCGTATGGCTCAGGAAGGTATTAATATTGTGGTAGTGGATGTCAGTGAAAAAGGCGGAAACGAAACAGTTGAACAAGTAAAAGCACATGGCGTAGACGCTATTTTCATTAAAGCGGATGTATCAAAAGCTGAAGAAGTAAAAAACGATGTTGATCAAACAGTGAAGCATTTCGGTTCAATTGATTACTTCTTTAACAATGCAGGGATTTCCGGCAGCGGTAAATTCTATTTAGATACTACGATTGAGGAAATCGAACAAATTGTCGGTATCAACTTGCTAGGGGCACTTTATGGCGTACGCTATGTGGCCGGAGTAATGCTGAAAAACGGTGGCGGTTCCATTGTTAATACTGCATCAAGTGCCGGTGTAATTGGACAGGATTCCGTTGTTACATATTCGGCAACGAAACACGGAATTGTTGGGTTAACGAGAAGTATGGTAGCAGAATACGCAAAAGACGGGCTGCGTGTTAATGCAATCGCTCCAGGTCCGACTGAAACACCAATGGTAAAAGCCTTTTATGAAGCAAACCCGCAAATGAAGGAAAATGCTACAGGCGGAATCCCGCAAAAGCGTTTAGGTACACCAGAGGAAGTAGCAGAGCTTGTAACCTTCCTGCTAACTTCAAAAGCCGAGTATATTAATGGGGAAGTTATCCGTATCGACGGCGGCTTCACTAGCACGAAATAAACAATAAAAAGGGCTGCACGGAAAGTCAGTAGTAAATCTGACTTTCTGGCAGCCCTTAACTTTTTAATTAAAATAAAAGATGCGCAATTGCTGCGATAATTGGAATCGAGATGATTGTACGGATTAAGAAAATGATAAATAAATCCCAGATTTTTAATGGAAGCTTCGTACCTAAAATCAGTCCGCCGACTTCCGACATGTAGATTAACTGTGTAACCGATACTGTCGCGATGAAGAAGCGTGTCATTTCTGATTCAATGCCGGCACCTAAAACTGAAGGTAACAGCATATCCGCAAAACCGACAATCATCGTTTGTGCAGCTTCACCGGCTTCAGGAATTTGCAGAAGCGCTAAAATAGGCTCAAATGGCATCCCTAGAATACGGAAGAAACTTGTAAACTCTGCTAACACTAATGCAATTGTTGCGAACGCCATAATAATCGGTGTAACCGCAAACCACATTTCCAGTACATTAATAAAACCGTTTTTAATCATTTTACCTAAGTTACGGTTAGAATCGGCTTTGTTTAATGCATTGTGTAAACCGAAAGTTACTACATTAAAACCTTCTTTTACATCTTCACGGTTTGTAGGAGCTTCACGGCCATCAATTAAAGTATCTGCTTTTTGTTTTAACGGATAAATACGAGGCATAATGAATGCTAAAATTAATCCGCAAATAATGACAGAAGCATAGAACTCGATGAAGTAATCACCAATGCCGATTGTTTCAACTACAACTAAACAGAAAGTAATCGATACGACCGAGAAAGTTGTTGCGATTGTTGCAGCTTCACGGCCTGTATAATTTTTTTCTTCATATTGTTTGCTTGTAAGCAATACGCCGATTGTGCCATCACCAACCCAAGAAGCGAGACAGTCAATGGCTGAGCGTCCTGGAATCTTGAATAGGGGACGCATAATTTTCACCATCATTGAACCGAAGAACTCGAGTAAACCGAAGTCTGTTAATAAAGGCAACAATAAACCGGCAAATAAAAACAGTACAAACATGAAAGTTACAAGACCGGATGCCGGATCAAGTAACACGCCTGTTGTAACGTCACTTGTTAAACTCTCAGGTCCGATTTGGAACACATACATACTTGCAAATACAACTGCAAATACACGCATAATTGTCCAGAACCAGTTTACACGGAATAATGAATCAACGAGTGTACGTTGCTCTTTATTTTGCGGAATAAACTGCATTACGACAGATCCTACCGCCGCAATAATAAATACGATGAATGCAAACCAGTGAATGAATGGCTCCACTTTACCTGCCAAAAAGTTCGCAAGGATCGCAATCGGTACTTTTATGCCGTCTTCTGTACTAATCGGTGTAATAAATAGAAAGACACCAAGAGCAGAAAGGGCAATAAATAGAAACCAAGTATAAGAAGAAAATTTTGTTTTCATATATGATAACCTCTTTGATTGTTAGTTTGAATATTTATACACTATAAAACGTGTTTATTCATTTGTCTACTGTTTTACATAAAGATTAATATTTCTGAAAACTATACCGATTAAAAAATGAATATAATTAGGCAGGCGAAAGGTTTAAACGTAATAAACATCATATTTTTGAAGAAATAAGCTAAAATTGAAACGAATAAAAATACAAGAGATGAATAAGAGAAAAAAAGACGCCTGCAAATCCAAAAATATGCAAACGTCCTTGAAATTATAAATATACATTAATCATTGAATGTTACAGTATAAAATCTTTCGTGGCTTAACCAGTTATCTAGCGAAACATCACCGGTATCTACTCGTTTTTCTGCGTCTTGAATCATCCAGGCAGTTTGAGAAGCATGCGCTTTTAAAGCTTTTAACTTATCTGCTTTGACAGACGAGATTTCGATTGTAACATCCGGCTCACCGTTTTTCTCGACTGTGTCATTCGCAAATGCACAAGCTAAAATACGAGGGCGATACTGTTTATCAATACGGCGTACCGCTTCGACAACAGCACGTCCAGTTGCTTCATGATCGGGATGCACAGCAAAGCCAGGTAAAAATGTGAAGATTAGCGATGGATTCAGCTCGACAATCAAATCATTAACGAGCTTGACCATTTTTTCATCGTCTTCGAATTCAACTGTTTTGTCACGTAAACCCATCATACGCAAATCACCGATACCCATTGCCTCACACGCTTCCATCAGCTCTTTTCGGCGGATTTCCGGCAATGACTCGCGCGTTGCAAATGGAGGATTTCCTAAGTTACGTCCCATTTCGCCCAATGTTAAACAAGCATATGTAACAGGAACTCCCATGTTGTGGAATAAGCGTAATGTACCTGCAACTGAAAAGGCTTCATCATCCGGGTGCGGATAAACGACTAAAACGTGACGTTCTTCTTGTAATGTCATATAAGCGACCTCCTTAATAGGCGAATGGCGTTTCGCTGATTTCTAATGCAACCGCCAGCTTTCCAGTATTATCTAAACCGGCCATTAGTAATCGGCCCTGATCGTCCAGTTCAAAATGTGTAATTCCTTGTGCGTAAACCCAGCCATGCGGCATTTTAAGTCCGACACGGTGTGGGGCGTCTCCTACAACTTTTCCTAATTCATAGCGTATTTGTACATTGCGGATAAATGCGCCTGCATTAAAAAAGCCTTCATTGTAATGTGTTGCATAAGAGCCGTTTGTAGTTTCTAGATGAATAAAAACGTCTTTGTTCGCAAAAGAATTAATTAACTCCTGGAGCTCGTTAGTATTTACTTCCTTCATCACTCTTATTAACTCCTTTCGAATCTTTCTATTAATAGTATAGTCAAATATATTCGACTGTGAAACGAAAAAGTCACACAAGAAATGAGTTCTTGTGTGACGCAGCTATATCAAGTACGCCTCAGCGTAATTGCGTCCGGATTCGGCTTTGCGTTGACGCAAAGAATTCCTTGCCGAATCTGTGACATCCGCCGGAGGCAAAACTTCTACTTGTAGAAGTTTTATGCATTATGCTTTAACATAATTTGGAATTGTTGTAACAGTAACTTCAGGTGCACCGAAACGTGGTTTTGCCCCGTGCATTACTGGTCCAACATGTTCATTTAAAGCCCATCCGTGTTTAATCGCCGCTGAAACGAATTCTTTCGCTTCAATAACCGATTCCTCAACAGAAAGACCATTTGCTAAGTTTGCACAAATACTCGCTGCAAAAGTACAGCCTGCCCCATGATTATAAGTAGAAGAAACTTTTTCTGTTTCTAATAATTTAAATTCTACTCCATTATAGAACAAATCAACGGCTTTATCATGTACTAAGGCTTTTCCACCTTTAATTACAACATTTTTTGCGCCAAGCTCATAAATTTTCACAGCGGCAGCTTGCATTTGCTCGATTGTTTTCGGCGTTGTTGTGCCTGCCAGCTGTCCTGCTTCGAAAAGGTTAGGTGTGACAACTGTTGCATAGGGTAATAAATATTTAATCATTGCTGTCGTGTTGCCAGGGTTTAGTACTTCATCTTCGCCTTTGCAGACCATTACAGGATCAATGACAATTTTATCTGTGCCGGAAGCTTGAATCGCTTTTGAGGCCATTTGAATAATTTCTTCAGTTGAAAGCATACCTGTTTTAATGGCATCGACACCTGTTGAAAGGGCTGTATCGATTTGCTTTTGTAGTAATTCTGTCGGTAGTGGTGTGACTGAGTGGCTCCAAGTTTTCGGATCCATTGTCACAACAACTGTCAATGCGACCATTCCGTATGTGCCATGTTCCTGGAAAGCTTTTAAATCGGCCTGCATTCCTGCTCCTGCAGAAGTATCAGAACCGGCAATTGTTAAAGTTTTTTTAAGTGTCATATAGCATATCTCCTTAAAGTGAAAATTCGAATTATAATTAGGTTAAGTATAACGCTTGGCTGACTATATAAAAATAGTCAGAAAACGAAAAATCTATAATGCCAGAAAAATCACTTGAACTTCTGCAGCAAATTCAATAGCGTTTAAAATGAGGTGGAAATTATGATGGAACAGTTGACGAATAGTTGGAAAGATTTATTGGCCCAAGAAGCAGAGCAACCGTATTATAAACTTCTTGAGACATTTTTAGAGAGACAATACATGGAAGAAACAGTTTATCCGAAGAAGGAGAATATTTTCAATGCTCTCCGGTTAACAGATTACGATCATGTAAAAGTAGTCATATTAGGACAAGATCCGTATCATGGTCCGAATCAGGCACATGGCTTAAGTTTTTCAGTTGAAAAAGGGCAAAAATTGCCGCCGAGTCTAAAAAATATGATGAAGGAACTGCAGCAGGACATTGGCTGCGAAATCCCGGAGCATGGGGACTTAACGTCGTGGGCAAAGCAGGGTGTATTATTATTAAACACTGTTTTAACTGTACAGGCAGGTAAAGCCAATTCCCATAAAGGCCAAGGTTGGGAACAATTTACGAATGC is from Solibacillus isronensis and encodes:
- a CDS encoding ABC transporter ATP-binding protein gives rise to the protein MLKLDGINKVFNEGTPDEKIALDNINLHLAPGDFVTIIGSNGAGKSTMMNMISGALTPDFGSVEINGNDLTRLPEYKRAVHIGRVFQDPMAGTAPTMTIEENLAIAYSRNTKRSLRFGVDKKRREFFKTSLEKLHLNLENRLSAKVGLLSGGERQALSLLMATFTKPSILLLDEHTAALDPSRAELITKLTKELVEESRLTTLMVTHNMQQALDLGNRLIMMDKGQIILEVGEDRKQDLTIPDLMHEFEQIRGEKMNSDRALLG
- the ilvA gene encoding threonine ammonia-lyase IlvA; the protein is MEMGVTQPTTIAVENVLIAHHFLKDVVVHTPLQLNEYLSEKYGAKIYFKREDLQHVRSFKLRGAYYKIKKIETEARASGVVCASAGNHAQGVAYACAKLEIKATIFMPKTTPKQKIDQVRMFGRSFVEIVLAGDTFDDSAESALAYCEQENRIFIHPFDDADVMAGQGTVAVEIMNDIEEPIDYVFGSIGGGGLMSGVSSYIKNLSPSSKVIGVEPAGAASMKSAFQNGAVVSLDTIDKFVDGAAVKCVGHDTYEVCRHYLDDIIAVPEGKVCTTILDLYNKHAIIAEPAGALSVAALDFYAEQIRGKSVVIIISGGNNDIGRMQEIKERSLIYEGLLHYFIVSFPQRSGALRQFLTEVLGPNDDITTFEYTKKNNKESGPALVGIELANREDHAGLIERMRANGFEYKEVNNDSTLFALLV
- a CDS encoding SDR family NAD(P)-dependent oxidoreductase, translated to MTKTAIITGGGSGLGQATAIRMAQEGINIVVVDVSEKGGNETVEQVKAHGVDAIFIKADVSKAEEVKNDVDQTVKHFGSIDYFFNNAGISGSGKFYLDTTIEEIEQIVGINLLGALYGVRYVAGVMLKNGGGSIVNTASSAGVIGQDSVVTYSATKHGIVGLTRSMVAEYAKDGLRVNAIAPGPTETPMVKAFYEANPQMKENATGGIPQKRLGTPEEVAELVTFLLTSKAEYINGEVIRIDGGFTSTK
- a CDS encoding YjiH family protein, which codes for MKTKFSSYTWFLFIALSALGVFLFITPISTEDGIKVPIAILANFLAGKVEPFIHWFAFIVFIIAAVGSVVMQFIPQNKEQRTLVDSLFRVNWFWTIMRVFAVVFASMYVFQIGPESLTSDVTTGVLLDPASGLVTFMFVLFLFAGLLLPLLTDFGLLEFFGSMMVKIMRPLFKIPGRSAIDCLASWVGDGTIGVLLTSKQYEEKNYTGREAATIATTFSVVSITFCLVVVETIGIGDYFIEFYASVIICGLILAFIMPRIYPLKQKADTLIDGREAPTNREDVKEGFNVVTFGLHNALNKADSNRNLGKMIKNGFINVLEMWFAVTPIIMAFATIALVLAEFTSFFRILGMPFEPILALLQIPEAGEAAQTMIVGFADMLLPSVLGAGIESEMTRFFIATVSVTQLIYMSEVGGLILGTKLPLKIWDLFIIFLIRTIISIPIIAAIAHLLF
- the bshB2 gene encoding bacillithiol biosynthesis deacetylase BshB2, producing MTLQEERHVLVVYPHPDDEAFSVAGTLRLFHNMGVPVTYACLTLGEMGRNLGNPPFATRESLPEIRRKELMEACEAMGIGDLRMMGLRDKTVEFEDDEKMVKLVNDLIVELNPSLIFTFLPGFAVHPDHEATGRAVVEAVRRIDKQYRPRILACAFANDTVEKNGEPDVTIEISSVKADKLKALKAHASQTAWMIQDAEKRVDTGDVSLDNWLSHERFYTVTFND
- a CDS encoding YojF family protein; protein product: MKEVNTNELQELINSFANKDVFIHLETTNGSYATHYNEGFFNAGAFIRNVQIRYELGKVVGDAPHRVGLKMPHGWVYAQGITHFELDDQGRLLMAGLDNTGKLAVALEISETPFAY
- the thiD gene encoding bifunctional hydroxymethylpyrimidine kinase/phosphomethylpyrimidine kinase, giving the protein MTLKKTLTIAGSDTSAGAGMQADLKAFQEHGTYGMVALTVVVTMDPKTWSHSVTPLPTELLQKQIDTALSTGVDAIKTGMLSTEEIIQMASKAIQASGTDKIVIDPVMVCKGEDEVLNPGNTTAMIKYLLPYATVVTPNLFEAGQLAGTTTPKTIEQMQAAAVKIYELGAKNVVIKGGKALVHDKAVDLFYNGVEFKLLETEKVSSTYNHGAGCTFAASICANLANGLSVEESVIEAKEFVSAAIKHGWALNEHVGPVMHGAKPRFGAPEVTVTTIPNYVKA
- a CDS encoding uracil-DNA glycosylase, with protein sequence MMEQLTNSWKDLLAQEAEQPYYKLLETFLERQYMEETVYPKKENIFNALRLTDYDHVKVVILGQDPYHGPNQAHGLSFSVEKGQKLPPSLKNMMKELQQDIGCEIPEHGDLTSWAKQGVLLLNTVLTVQAGKANSHKGQGWEQFTNAIIEHLAKREQPIVFLLWGKPAQSKRILIERISSNHIILQSPHPSPLSAHRGFFGSKPYSKANEALLSLGQQPIDWCLAKK